A genomic window from Thermococcus nautili includes:
- the purS gene encoding phosphoribosylformylglycinamidine synthase subunit PurS: MKWKVTVTVRLKEGLNDPEGRVIGKALRNLGYAVENLRVPKCFEFELESERPEEEVEEMCRKLLANPLIHSWEYRIEPVS; encoded by the coding sequence ATGAAGTGGAAGGTTACCGTCACCGTTCGCCTCAAGGAGGGACTTAACGACCCCGAAGGGAGGGTCATAGGGAAGGCCCTTAGAAACCTCGGCTACGCGGTTGAAAACCTCAGGGTTCCGAAGTGCTTCGAGTTCGAGCTTGAGAGCGAGAGACCTGAGGAAGAGGTGGAGGAGATGTGCCGGAAGCTCCTCGCCAACCCGCTCATTCACAGCTGGGAGTACAGGATAGAGCCGGTGAGCTGA
- a CDS encoding formate--phosphoribosylaminoimidazolecarboxamide ligase → MRVATYASHSALQILKGAKQEGFETVAFGKARVRPLYTKYFPVADYFIEGSYPEEELLRLDAVVIPTGSFVAHLGVELVEKMRVPYYGNKGVLRWESDRSLERKWLEEAKLRLPRVYDDPDDIDRPVIVKPFGAKGGRGYFLAKNPEDFWRKAERLGIRDKEDLGGIQIQEYVIGVPVYPHYFYSKLNRELELMSIDRRYESNADAIGRIPAKEQLDIEVNTNYTVIGNIPIVLRESLLMDVIEAGERVVKTAERLMGGLWGPFCLEGVYTEELEFVVFEISARIVAGTNPFVHGSPYSWLRYDFPVSTGRRIAMELRQGLEEDRLDEILT, encoded by the coding sequence ATGAGGGTAGCAACGTATGCCTCCCACTCGGCCCTTCAGATTTTGAAGGGGGCGAAGCAGGAAGGCTTTGAGACGGTAGCCTTTGGAAAGGCCCGGGTTAGACCGCTCTACACGAAGTACTTTCCGGTTGCCGATTACTTCATCGAGGGGAGCTATCCCGAGGAAGAACTGCTCAGGCTTGACGCTGTGGTCATTCCCACCGGTTCCTTTGTGGCGCACCTCGGCGTTGAGCTCGTCGAGAAGATGCGCGTTCCCTACTACGGCAACAAAGGAGTGCTGAGGTGGGAGAGCGACCGCTCGCTTGAGAGGAAGTGGCTCGAAGAGGCGAAGCTACGCCTTCCGAGGGTCTACGACGACCCCGATGACATAGACCGGCCGGTAATCGTCAAACCCTTCGGAGCCAAGGGGGGAAGGGGATACTTTTTGGCCAAGAATCCAGAGGACTTCTGGAGGAAGGCCGAGAGGCTCGGCATCAGGGACAAGGAAGACCTGGGCGGAATCCAGATTCAGGAGTACGTAATCGGAGTTCCGGTTTATCCGCACTACTTCTACTCAAAGCTGAACCGCGAGCTCGAGCTGATGAGCATTGACCGTCGTTATGAGTCGAACGCCGACGCGATAGGCAGGATTCCAGCGAAAGAGCAACTGGACATCGAGGTAAACACGAACTACACCGTCATCGGCAACATTCCAATCGTCCTGCGCGAGAGCCTGCTCATGGACGTCATTGAGGCCGGTGAAAGGGTAGTGAAGACTGCTGAAAGGCTCATGGGCGGTCTATGGGGCCCCTTCTGCCTCGAGGGCGTCTACACCGAGGAGCTTGAGTTCGTCGTCTTCGAGATTTCGGCGAGGATAGTTGCCGGAACGAATCCCTTCGTCCACGGCTCCCCCTACAGCTGGCTCCGCTATGATTTCCCGGTGAGCACTGGCAGGAGGATAGCGATGGAGCTGAGGCAGGGGCTTGAGGAGGACAGGCTTGACGAGATTTTGACGTGA
- a CDS encoding GMP synthase subunit A, translated as MIVIMDNGGQYVHRIWRTLRYLGVEAKIIPNTTPLEEIKAMKPKGIIFSGGPDINKTGNCEAILEHYDEFNVPILGICLGHQLIARHFGGKVGRGEKAEYSLVEIEIIEENDIFAGFPRKLKVWESHMDEVKELPPGFKLLARSETCPVEAMKHESLPIYGVQFHPEVAHTERGAEVYRNFARLCGEL; from the coding sequence ATGATAGTTATAATGGACAACGGGGGCCAATACGTCCACAGGATTTGGAGAACGCTCCGCTATCTGGGTGTTGAGGCGAAGATAATCCCCAACACCACCCCGCTTGAGGAAATCAAGGCGATGAAGCCGAAGGGAATAATCTTCTCAGGTGGTCCAGACATAAACAAGACGGGCAACTGCGAGGCCATTCTGGAGCACTACGACGAGTTCAACGTCCCAATCCTCGGAATCTGCCTCGGCCACCAGCTCATAGCGAGGCACTTCGGCGGGAAGGTCGGCAGGGGCGAGAAGGCCGAGTACAGCCTTGTCGAGATTGAAATAATCGAGGAGAACGACATCTTCGCCGGCTTTCCGAGGAAACTGAAGGTGTGGGAGAGCCACATGGACGAGGTGAAGGAGCTCCCGCCGGGCTTCAAACTGCTCGCGAGGAGCGAGACCTGCCCGGTTGAAGCTATGAAGCACGAAAGCTTGCCAATCTACGGCGTCCAGTTCCATCCGGAGGTGGCGCACACCGAGCGCGGGGCCGAGGTCTACAGGAACTTCGCGAGGCTCTGCGGGGAGCTCTAG
- the purQ gene encoding phosphoribosylformylglycinamidine synthase I, whose translation MVRFAVVVFPGTNCDFETERAIRKAGAEAERVWYKTSLKDFDGVVLPGGFSYADYLRAGAIAARQEIMEEVKEFAEEGRPVLGICNGFQILTEAGLLPGALRPNRVPRFLCRWVHLRVNDTETPFTSLYEPGEVIRMPIAHAEGNYYTDDPSKVRIVFQYSDENGNVSEEANPNGSVLNIAAIANERGNVLGTMPHPERASDRFLGSGDGLRLFRSMVEWARR comes from the coding sequence ATGGTGCGCTTTGCCGTGGTGGTGTTCCCGGGAACAAACTGCGACTTTGAGACGGAGAGGGCCATAAGGAAGGCCGGAGCCGAGGCGGAGCGCGTCTGGTATAAAACGAGCCTCAAGGACTTCGACGGCGTGGTTTTGCCGGGTGGCTTCAGCTACGCCGATTACCTTCGCGCCGGTGCGATAGCCGCCCGTCAGGAGATAATGGAGGAAGTGAAGGAGTTCGCCGAGGAGGGACGGCCAGTCCTAGGGATATGCAACGGCTTTCAAATCCTCACCGAGGCGGGTCTTCTGCCCGGGGCTTTGAGGCCCAACAGGGTTCCGCGCTTCCTCTGCAGGTGGGTTCACCTCCGCGTGAACGACACGGAAACGCCGTTTACTTCCCTCTATGAGCCGGGGGAGGTCATAAGAATGCCGATTGCCCACGCGGAGGGCAACTACTACACAGACGACCCTTCAAAGGTCAGAATAGTCTTCCAGTACAGCGACGAAAACGGGAACGTGAGCGAAGAGGCAAACCCCAACGGCTCGGTTCTGAACATAGCGGCGATAGCCAACGAGCGTGGCAACGTTCTCGGAACGATGCCCCATCCTGAGCGCGCGAGCGACCGCTTTCTGGGGAGTGGGGACGGCCTGAGGCTCTTCAGGAGCATGGTTGAGTGGGCGAGGAGGTGA
- the purL gene encoding phosphoribosylformylglycinamidine synthase subunit PurL: MFPHEEKLIRERLKREPNELEWAMLEVMWSEHASYKSSRPWLKLLPTDNEHVILGPGEDAGIVKFDDETWIVVGIESHNHPSAVEPYGGAATGVGGIVRDILCMGARPIALLDPIRFGPLEKERNRYLFEGVVKGIADYGNRIGVPTVGGETEFDESLDNYTLVNVACVGVMRPEHLVHSYVTEPGLKLILVGNRTGRDGIHGVTFASEELSENAEEEDRSAVQIPDPFTEKLLIEATLEAVYTGKVKALKDLGGGGLTCAASEMAGKKGFGAVIYADRVPLREPGMTPTEVMISESQERMLFAVRPEDIEEIGRIFDKYELEWTVVGETIEEPRFVVYWWGEKVADLPIELLTDVPTIEWELKPYSAERPVETPDVSFGEAFDLVWGSPNILSKRWVWEQYDHEVQGRTVLKPGRDAAVLKINDEYGLAFVADGNPNHSYLNPYHGAMGAVAEVVRNLVSVGAEPLALVDNLNFASPERPEVYWSFAETVRGLADAARAFGLAYVSGNVSFYNEVVDRPIKPTPVVAGLGKVKLEDIPSGAFEEGLLIGVVGLTKPELGGSELFARLGVEGGLAPRVDLEEEKANANGILEAIRRGLVKAVHDVGRGGLAVALAEMAVAGNVGFTADLSKVPSETTNPVEVAFSESHSRYIVAFPEENLEELKGLFKHFAIIGRTEGSDAVFLWNGRELLRKPISELRAVHESLPRLLGEEE; the protein is encoded by the coding sequence ATGTTCCCGCACGAGGAGAAGCTCATCCGTGAGCGTCTGAAGAGGGAACCGAACGAGCTCGAGTGGGCGATGCTTGAGGTCATGTGGAGCGAGCACGCCTCATACAAATCGAGCAGACCCTGGCTCAAGCTCCTTCCAACGGATAACGAGCACGTGATTTTAGGCCCCGGCGAGGACGCCGGAATAGTGAAGTTCGACGACGAAACGTGGATAGTCGTTGGAATCGAGAGCCACAATCATCCGAGCGCGGTCGAACCCTACGGAGGCGCCGCTACCGGAGTCGGCGGGATAGTGAGGGACATACTCTGCATGGGCGCGAGGCCAATTGCTTTGCTCGACCCCATACGCTTCGGCCCGCTGGAGAAAGAGAGAAACCGCTACCTCTTCGAGGGGGTCGTTAAGGGTATAGCCGACTACGGCAACAGAATAGGCGTTCCCACCGTTGGGGGCGAGACCGAGTTCGACGAAAGCTTGGATAACTACACGCTCGTCAACGTCGCCTGCGTTGGCGTCATGAGGCCCGAGCACCTCGTCCACAGCTACGTAACCGAACCTGGCCTCAAGCTAATCCTCGTCGGCAACCGGACCGGCAGGGACGGGATTCACGGCGTAACCTTTGCGAGCGAAGAGCTGAGCGAGAACGCGGAGGAGGAAGACCGCTCGGCCGTTCAGATTCCCGACCCCTTCACGGAGAAGCTCCTCATCGAGGCCACCCTCGAGGCCGTTTACACCGGCAAAGTTAAGGCGCTCAAGGATTTGGGGGGCGGGGGACTGACCTGCGCCGCCTCCGAAATGGCTGGCAAGAAGGGCTTCGGGGCAGTAATATACGCCGACAGGGTTCCTCTCCGCGAGCCGGGCATGACTCCGACCGAGGTCATGATTTCAGAGAGCCAGGAGAGGATGCTCTTCGCGGTTAGGCCAGAGGACATCGAGGAAATAGGCAGAATTTTCGACAAGTACGAGCTCGAGTGGACCGTCGTCGGCGAGACGATTGAGGAGCCACGCTTCGTCGTCTACTGGTGGGGCGAGAAGGTTGCGGATTTGCCGATAGAGCTCTTAACTGACGTTCCCACGATAGAGTGGGAGCTGAAACCTTACAGCGCCGAGAGACCGGTCGAGACGCCGGACGTTTCTTTTGGAGAAGCCTTCGACCTCGTCTGGGGCAGTCCGAACATCTTGAGCAAGCGCTGGGTCTGGGAGCAGTACGACCACGAGGTTCAGGGGAGGACTGTTCTTAAACCGGGCAGGGACGCGGCGGTTCTTAAGATAAACGACGAGTACGGTTTGGCTTTTGTCGCCGACGGGAATCCGAACCACAGCTACCTGAACCCCTACCACGGTGCGATGGGGGCCGTTGCAGAGGTGGTGAGGAACCTCGTCAGCGTTGGGGCCGAGCCTCTGGCCCTGGTCGACAACCTCAACTTCGCCTCGCCAGAGAGGCCCGAAGTTTATTGGAGCTTCGCTGAGACCGTCAGGGGCCTGGCGGACGCGGCGAGGGCCTTTGGCCTGGCTTACGTCAGCGGGAACGTGAGCTTCTACAATGAGGTCGTTGACAGGCCGATAAAGCCGACTCCCGTTGTAGCTGGCCTCGGAAAGGTGAAGCTTGAGGATATTCCGTCCGGGGCTTTCGAGGAGGGCCTCCTCATCGGTGTAGTTGGCCTCACGAAGCCCGAACTCGGTGGTTCTGAGCTCTTCGCGAGGCTCGGCGTTGAAGGTGGCCTCGCACCGCGCGTAGACCTTGAGGAGGAAAAAGCCAACGCGAATGGAATCCTTGAGGCGATAAGGAGGGGCCTCGTCAAAGCGGTTCACGACGTGGGCAGGGGTGGCCTGGCGGTTGCCCTGGCCGAGATGGCCGTTGCCGGGAACGTCGGCTTCACCGCAGACCTCTCGAAGGTTCCCTCCGAAACCACTAACCCAGTCGAGGTCGCCTTCAGCGAGAGCCACTCAAGATACATCGTGGCCTTCCCGGAGGAAAACCTTGAGGAGCTTAAGGGTCTCTTCAAGCACTTTGCCATCATCGGGAGAACAGAGGGGAGCGACGCGGTCTTCCTCTGGAACGGGCGGGAACTCCTCAGAAAACCCATTTCGGAGCTCAGAGCCGTTCACGAGTCCCTACCAAGGCTTTTGGGTGAGGAGGAATGA
- a CDS encoding antitoxin family protein yields MGEIIEVIYENGVLKPLRPLKLKEGQRLRVRIYHEDFLELAREMRKQVTPEKFREDPTDYLLRLREEET; encoded by the coding sequence ATGGGCGAGATTATCGAGGTGATTTACGAGAACGGCGTGCTGAAGCCCCTCAGGCCCCTCAAGCTGAAGGAGGGGCAGAGGCTCAGGGTGAGGATTTACCACGAGGACTTCCTTGAGCTGGCGAGGGAGATGAGGAAGCAGGTAACGCCCGAAAAGTTCAGGGAAGACCCGACGGACTATCTCCTTCGCTTAAGGGAGGAGGAAACATGA
- a CDS encoding OsmC family protein translates to MSVKGRVKWVDGMQFVGSMEDGGCSIILGDGGISPMRLLLLSVAGCTAYDVVMILKKMREPIEGLEVEISGERREEYPKVYTRVHIHYRIYGNVKEEKARRAIELSQDKYCSASAQVKLSGAELTYSLEIVRGDDEAMMSKSVAER, encoded by the coding sequence ATGAGCGTGAAGGGTCGTGTCAAGTGGGTTGATGGAATGCAGTTCGTCGGCTCGATGGAGGACGGTGGGTGCTCGATAATCCTCGGGGACGGTGGAATAAGCCCAATGAGGCTCCTTCTCCTCAGCGTCGCCGGTTGCACCGCCTACGATGTGGTTATGATTCTCAAGAAGATGCGCGAGCCGATTGAAGGCCTCGAAGTTGAGATTTCCGGCGAGAGAAGGGAGGAATACCCGAAGGTCTACACCAGGGTCCACATTCACTACAGGATTTACGGAAACGTTAAGGAGGAAAAGGCGAGAAGGGCCATAGAGCTGAGTCAGGACAAATACTGCTCCGCCTCGGCCCAGGTCAAGCTGAGCGGTGCCGAGCTGACGTACTCCCTCGAGATAGTGCGGGGCGATGATGAGGCGATGATGAGTAAATCCGTTGCGGAAAGGTGA
- a CDS encoding TIGR00725 family protein has product MVQIAVAGSGDPELIPEAEGKARAFARALPLDVILLTGGKGGIMEVVSEEFRKRGGTVVGVLPGDEEGNPYSSVRVKTGLSPVGRSVVLVTSADVLVVLGGGSGTMVEALMAYNLGIPVVVLTGTGYRSDELRALAKDGFFDHRKRAEVAFTESPEEAVELALGLARS; this is encoded by the coding sequence ATGGTTCAGATAGCCGTTGCCGGTTCCGGCGACCCGGAACTCATCCCTGAGGCCGAGGGGAAGGCGAGGGCCTTTGCCAGGGCGCTTCCCCTCGATGTCATACTCTTAACCGGCGGGAAGGGCGGAATAATGGAGGTCGTCTCCGAGGAGTTCAGGAAGCGCGGTGGAACGGTCGTCGGAGTCCTTCCGGGGGACGAGGAAGGGAACCCGTACAGCTCCGTCAGGGTAAAGACCGGCCTCAGCCCCGTCGGGAGGAGCGTCGTCCTCGTAACATCGGCCGACGTCCTCGTCGTCCTCGGCGGCGGCTCTGGAACGATGGTCGAGGCTCTTATGGCCTACAACCTCGGGATTCCGGTAGTTGTCCTTACCGGAACCGGCTACAGGAGCGACGAGCTTAGGGCCCTCGCGAAGGACGGCTTCTTCGACCACCGAAAGCGCGCGGAGGTTGCCTTCACCGAGAGCCCCGAAGAGGCCGTTGAGCTGGCGCTGGGGCTGGCACGTTCTTGA
- a CDS encoding type II toxin-antitoxin system VapC family toxin: MRVVVDTSVVFHLFSSFYPERAEVAERIIEYAQLGSLELYVPRLGEVEFVAVLSRYFEREQVEKALTYYSEIVAWVPEELLIEELREVAFQTHHKASDIYFIATARYLDAVLVTNDKKMAELAKSLGLRAFYLVEESDAFFKLLEVGS, from the coding sequence ATGAGGGTCGTAGTTGATACCTCCGTTGTTTTCCATCTGTTTTCCAGCTTCTATCCTGAAAGGGCAGAAGTCGCCGAAAGAATCATAGAGTATGCACAGTTGGGCTCGCTTGAGCTTTACGTTCCCCGCTTGGGGGAAGTTGAGTTCGTTGCTGTTCTCTCAAGGTATTTTGAGCGAGAGCAGGTTGAAAAGGCGCTAACCTACTACAGCGAAATAGTTGCGTGGGTTCCTGAGGAACTGCTCATCGAGGAGCTTCGAGAAGTGGCTTTTCAGACGCATCACAAGGCTTCTGATATTTATTTTATCGCGACCGCCCGATACCTTGACGCGGTTCTTGTTACGAACGACAAGAAGATGGCCGAACTGGCCAAGTCCCTCGGTTTGAGGGCTTTTTATCTCGTTGAGGAATCAGATGCATTCTTCAAACTCCTGGAGGTGGGTTCATGA
- the guaA gene encoding glutamine-hydrolyzing GMP synthase, protein MWEDFIREKVEEIRKTVGDGKAIIALSGGVDSSTAAILAHKAIEDRLHAVFVNTGFMRKGEPEFVVKTFRDEFGLNLHYVDASERFFKALKGVTDPEEKRKIIGRVFIEVFEEIAKEINADFLIQGTIAPDWIESKGKIKSHHNVGGLPERLKLELIEPLRDLYKDEVRELAKELGLPEKIYNRMPFPGPGLAVRVLGEVTPEKIAIVREANAIVEEEIEKAGLKPWQAFAVLLGVKTVGVQGDIRAYKETIAVRVVESLDGMTANAMNVPFDVLQRIAFRITSEIPEVGRVLYDITNKPPATIEFE, encoded by the coding sequence ATGTGGGAGGACTTCATCAGGGAGAAGGTTGAGGAGATTAGGAAGACCGTCGGCGACGGGAAGGCGATAATAGCGCTCAGCGGTGGCGTTGACAGCTCAACTGCCGCGATACTCGCTCACAAGGCAATAGAGGACAGGCTTCACGCGGTGTTCGTGAACACGGGCTTCATGAGGAAAGGCGAGCCCGAGTTCGTTGTCAAGACCTTCCGCGACGAGTTCGGCCTTAATCTCCACTACGTTGACGCGAGCGAGCGCTTTTTCAAGGCTTTGAAGGGCGTTACCGACCCCGAGGAGAAGAGGAAGATAATAGGCAGGGTTTTCATCGAGGTCTTTGAGGAAATAGCCAAGGAAATCAACGCCGACTTCCTGATTCAGGGAACCATCGCCCCGGACTGGATTGAGAGCAAGGGGAAAATCAAGAGCCACCACAACGTTGGAGGCCTGCCGGAGAGGCTCAAGCTGGAGCTCATAGAACCGCTCCGCGACCTCTACAAGGACGAGGTTCGGGAGCTGGCGAAGGAGCTCGGATTGCCTGAGAAGATTTACAACAGAATGCCCTTCCCGGGGCCGGGGCTGGCCGTTCGCGTCCTCGGGGAGGTCACACCGGAGAAGATAGCGATAGTCAGGGAAGCCAACGCGATAGTCGAGGAGGAAATTGAGAAAGCCGGCCTAAAACCCTGGCAGGCCTTCGCGGTTCTGCTCGGCGTTAAAACCGTCGGCGTTCAGGGCGACATAAGGGCCTACAAGGAAACGATAGCGGTTAGGGTCGTTGAGAGCCTCGACGGAATGACGGCAAACGCCATGAACGTTCCCTTCGACGTCCTTCAGAGGATAGCATTCCGCATAACCAGCGAGATTCCCGAGGTCGGAAGGGTTCTCTACGACATCACCAACAAGCCCCCGGCAACGATTGAGTTCGAGTGA
- a CDS encoding SPL family radical SAM protein, with the protein MYIRPFDPWKAKLCTCPFKYTLNVYTGCDHACVYCYITSYIPNAFRVRTKEGLLPKLERELRKFDRRYIIALSYSSDPYPTVERELGITRKVLELFRRYDVRCLLLTKSDIFERDIDLLSELRCAVGITVTTVDERKAKLLEPNAPSPKARIRALKKAKKAGIPVYARIDPIIPFYTWEDFDETLDALSFVSHITVSTLKLRPDSKRRMFAKFPGQMEKLWPLYERGERIGGYYYLPRELRFQILREAEKKITERGITFGSCREGYRSFPSCDGSHLVP; encoded by the coding sequence ATGTACATTCGACCCTTCGACCCCTGGAAGGCGAAGCTCTGCACGTGCCCATTCAAGTACACGCTGAACGTTTACACCGGTTGCGACCACGCCTGCGTTTACTGCTACATAACGAGCTATATCCCAAACGCCTTCCGCGTGAGGACGAAGGAGGGTCTCTTACCAAAGCTGGAGAGGGAGCTCAGAAAGTTCGACAGGCGCTACATCATAGCCCTCTCCTACTCCTCCGACCCCTATCCGACGGTAGAACGCGAGCTCGGGATAACGCGGAAGGTTCTTGAGCTATTTAGACGCTATGACGTCCGCTGTCTTCTCCTCACCAAGTCAGACATCTTCGAGCGCGACATAGACCTTCTGAGCGAGCTCCGCTGTGCCGTCGGGATAACCGTAACTACGGTTGACGAGCGGAAAGCCAAACTTCTCGAGCCCAACGCCCCATCGCCGAAGGCGAGGATACGGGCGTTGAAGAAGGCCAAGAAAGCAGGGATTCCTGTTTACGCGAGGATAGACCCGATAATTCCGTTCTACACCTGGGAGGATTTTGACGAGACTCTCGACGCTCTAAGCTTTGTGAGCCACATCACAGTTTCAACCCTCAAGCTGAGGCCGGACTCCAAGAGGAGGATGTTCGCGAAGTTTCCGGGGCAGATGGAAAAGCTGTGGCCGCTCTATGAGAGGGGGGAGAGGATTGGCGGCTACTATTACCTCCCGAGGGAGCTACGCTTTCAAATCCTCCGTGAGGCAGAGAAAAAGATAACCGAGAGGGGCATCACGTTTGGTTCGTGTCGGGAGGGTTATCGCTCGTTTCCGAGCTGTGATGGCTCTCATCTTGTTCCTTAG